The following are from one region of the Verrucomicrobiaceae bacterium genome:
- a CDS encoding acyltransferase: protein MTKPFHIPSLDGLRAVAIFIVFLSHAGLSHIVPGLFGVTIFFFLSGYLITTLMRMECERTGTVHLRDFYMRRALRISPPFYLVLAVIALLSANAWTHGGFSWAAMAAQAGFVSNYWEIQGGLQPAGTEVMWSLAVEEHFYLLFPLVYLGLRRVLPDRKHQFVALLFLCGLVLAWRMLLVHGWHVIDAHSGSSHHPRTCHGTDTRLDGLLFGCALAVFGNPALDADSSHRRLILWLLLPLSVMTLLLSFVLRDVVFREPWRYTIQGLALMPIFIAVIRYADWLPFRFLNWSWVRQLGVLSYAFYLVHSIVIALVHAHLSTSKLWQGIVAFFLSIALAWLMHTFIEKPCAKLKKRFAAK, encoded by the coding sequence ATGACGAAACCCTTCCACATCCCTTCACTCGACGGTCTGCGAGCGGTCGCGATATTCATCGTCTTTCTCAGTCATGCCGGGCTTTCGCACATCGTGCCGGGACTGTTTGGAGTGACCATTTTCTTCTTCCTTAGCGGGTATCTCATCACCACACTCATGCGGATGGAGTGTGAACGCACTGGGACGGTTCATCTGCGTGATTTCTACATGCGCCGAGCCCTGCGCATTTCCCCTCCCTTTTATCTCGTGCTCGCCGTCATCGCCCTTCTGAGTGCGAATGCATGGACCCATGGGGGATTCTCGTGGGCAGCCATGGCAGCGCAGGCAGGCTTTGTTTCCAACTACTGGGAGATTCAGGGCGGCCTACAGCCCGCAGGCACGGAGGTGATGTGGTCGTTGGCCGTCGAAGAGCATTTCTATCTACTATTCCCGCTCGTTTATCTGGGACTGCGCCGTGTACTACCAGATCGCAAACATCAGTTCGTGGCACTTTTGTTCCTCTGTGGCCTGGTGCTCGCGTGGCGAATGCTGCTGGTGCATGGCTGGCATGTCATAGATGCGCACAGTGGCAGCTCTCACCACCCCCGCACCTGCCACGGCACCGATACCCGCCTCGATGGTCTGCTTTTTGGCTGTGCTCTGGCCGTATTCGGAAATCCAGCGCTTGATGCAGATAGCAGCCATCGTCGGCTCATTTTGTGGCTTCTCTTACCGCTGAGTGTGATGACCTTGCTCCTGAGCTTCGTCCTGCGTGACGTCGTATTCCGTGAACCCTGGCGCTACACGATTCAAGGCCTAGCGTTGATGCCGATTTTCATCGCGGTGATTCGTTATGCCGACTGGTTACCGTTTCGTTTCCTCAATTGGTCCTGGGTGCGCCAACTGGGCGTGCTCTCCTATGCGTTTTATCTGGTTCACTCGATAGTCATCGCACTCGTTCATGCGCATCTGTCCACTTCAAAGCTGTGGCAGGGCATTGTGGCATTTTTCCTCTCAATAGCACTCGCGTGGCTGATGCACACCTTCATCGAAAAGCCCTGCGCCAAGCTGAAAAAGCGCTTTGCCGCAAAATAG
- a CDS encoding glycosyltransferase family 4 protein: MPENEITQLPKRVERAGAHQSQATRPTRVLIIAEAANPSLTSAALVGWSCTRAIAAEVDAHIVTEWRNRDDFLRAGLIEGKDFTAINNRRLQHLSWSLTNKLSSKGSFSWSLYAMLSNLVYPFFERKLWKAFGPRLKAGEFDIVHRVLPLSPTTPSWIAPKLKKIGIPFVLGPLNGGVPWPKGFKELRHNERDAAGMLRSLYKFTPGLKSSRECASAILTASRTTFKEMPKSTQNRCVFIPENAIDLAKFPLTPRTEPHSAPDEPLRLSFVGRLVALKGVDMLLEAAAPLLRTGGATLDIIGDGPERARLQSMIEKDGLMGAVRMDGWIDHAKLGERLRQSDLFVFPSIREFGGGAVLEAMALGIPPVVLNHGGPPELVPPGTGFVLPMSTREDIVSRLRELLITVSSDRETLAEAGKRAQQHVSEFYTWEAKAKQITQVYDWLLGRREAKPDWGSPMGQQ; the protein is encoded by the coding sequence ATGCCAGAGAACGAAATCACTCAGCTACCCAAGAGAGTCGAACGTGCAGGAGCGCATCAAAGCCAAGCCACAAGGCCTACCCGCGTCCTCATCATCGCGGAGGCCGCTAATCCATCCCTCACCAGCGCGGCGCTCGTCGGCTGGTCATGCACGCGAGCCATCGCCGCAGAAGTGGATGCTCACATCGTCACCGAATGGCGAAACCGTGATGATTTTCTCCGCGCTGGACTGATCGAGGGCAAAGACTTCACCGCCATCAACAATCGCCGCCTCCAGCACCTCTCTTGGAGCCTCACGAACAAACTCAGCAGCAAAGGGAGCTTCAGTTGGAGCCTCTATGCCATGCTCTCGAACCTCGTGTATCCCTTCTTTGAGCGAAAACTGTGGAAGGCCTTCGGCCCACGCCTCAAAGCGGGCGAATTCGACATCGTCCATCGCGTGCTGCCGCTCTCGCCTACGACGCCGAGCTGGATCGCACCAAAGCTGAAGAAAATCGGCATCCCATTCGTGCTCGGCCCGCTAAACGGCGGCGTGCCTTGGCCAAAGGGCTTCAAAGAGCTTCGCCACAATGAGCGTGATGCCGCAGGCATGCTGCGCAGCCTCTATAAGTTCACTCCTGGCCTCAAATCTTCACGCGAGTGTGCTAGCGCCATTTTGACGGCGTCGCGCACCACTTTCAAAGAGATGCCGAAATCGACTCAGAACCGCTGCGTCTTCATTCCAGAGAATGCGATCGACTTGGCGAAATTTCCACTCACACCGCGCACAGAACCACATTCGGCACCTGATGAGCCACTGCGCCTCTCTTTCGTCGGAAGGCTGGTAGCGCTGAAAGGTGTCGATATGCTGCTGGAGGCCGCAGCTCCGCTCCTGCGCACAGGCGGTGCCACGCTCGACATCATCGGTGATGGACCCGAGCGGGCTCGATTGCAGAGCATGATCGAAAAGGACGGCCTCATGGGCGCTGTGCGCATGGACGGCTGGATCGATCATGCCAAGCTCGGTGAACGACTGCGCCAAAGTGATCTCTTCGTCTTCCCTAGCATCCGCGAGTTCGGCGGCGGGGCGGTTTTGGAGGCCATGGCACTCGGCATCCCGCCCGTAGTGCTGAATCATGGCGGCCCACCCGAGCTCGTGCCTCCCGGAACTGGCTTTGTGCTACCCATGAGCACGCGTGAGGACATCGTGAGCCGACTTCGCGAGCTATTGATCACCGTTTCTTCAGATCGGGAAACCCTCGCCGAGGCTGGTAAACGAGCGCAGCAGCATGTGAGCGAGTTTTACACCTGGGAGGCTAAGGCGAAGCAAATCACCCAAGTCTATGACTGGCTTCTCGGTCGCCGTGAAGCCAAACCCGACTGGGGCAGCCCGATGGGGCAGCAGTAG
- a CDS encoding polysaccharide biosynthesis/export family protein yields the protein MKRLLPLLFLTACTAIQKGPSFDARGDSPATVASPDFESAVAKEPINPQWLQKPTHAYTLGPGDKLEMEIMGETGTRTETFVTPDAKVYFDLLPGIDVAGKTTQQLQTEMEAALTKYYKQPQVAVTLREAMSQRVWVLGRLNAPGIYPIKQPMRVLDAVSQAGGLFTSRFTGTTEELADLKHSFMIRGGRTLPVDFEKLIREGDMSQNIYLEPNDYLYLPSSLTNEVYVLGAVTEPRPVGFMNDMNLLAAIGRGLGLTPGADLTHVSIIRGSLTDPKIATVNALNIMNGKTTNVRLEPGDIVYVPGPGSVSPSILARDAVNTFTRLVAANEGSNAGAPGGAGIGVNINIGGSNP from the coding sequence ATGAAACGACTGCTTCCACTCCTCTTCCTCACCGCCTGCACGGCCATCCAAAAAGGCCCGAGCTTTGATGCACGCGGCGATTCTCCAGCGACCGTTGCTTCGCCCGATTTCGAATCCGCCGTCGCCAAGGAACCTATCAATCCACAGTGGCTGCAAAAGCCCACCCATGCCTACACGCTGGGCCCAGGTGACAAGTTGGAGATGGAAATCATGGGCGAAACAGGCACCCGCACGGAGACCTTCGTCACACCGGACGCAAAGGTCTATTTCGACCTCTTGCCCGGCATCGACGTGGCTGGAAAAACCACGCAGCAGCTTCAAACCGAAATGGAAGCCGCGCTGACGAAGTATTACAAGCAACCCCAGGTCGCCGTGACGCTGCGAGAGGCCATGAGCCAGCGAGTCTGGGTGCTCGGCCGACTCAATGCCCCTGGCATCTATCCCATCAAGCAGCCCATGCGTGTGCTAGATGCCGTCTCGCAGGCGGGTGGGCTATTCACCTCTCGTTTCACCGGCACGACCGAGGAACTAGCGGATCTGAAGCACAGTTTCATGATTCGTGGTGGACGCACGCTGCCCGTCGATTTCGAAAAGCTCATCCGCGAGGGCGATATGTCGCAGAACATCTATCTGGAGCCGAACGATTACCTTTATCTACCATCCTCACTCACCAATGAAGTGTATGTGCTCGGCGCCGTGACCGAACCGCGACCCGTCGGCTTTATGAACGATATGAACCTCTTGGCGGCCATCGGACGCGGCCTAGGTCTCACACCCGGCGCTGATCTCACGCATGTCTCCATCATCCGTGGTTCGCTCACCGATCCGAAAATCGCCACGGTGAATGCCCTCAACATCATGAATGGCAAAACCACCAATGTGCGTCTGGAGCCTGGAGACATCGTTTATGTGCCCGGTCCAGGCTCCGTCTCTCCCAGTATCCTAGCTCGTGATGCGGTGAATACGTTTACTCGTCTCGTCGCTGCCAATGAAGGCTCCAACGCGGGGGCTCCTGGCGGCGCAGGCATTGGTGTGAACATCAACATCGGAGGCTCGAACCCATGA
- a CDS encoding response regulator transcription factor — MSEPASAPPALKTLRIAVVEDDATLRLFMKKLIEKPANGFEFVGAWETAEEAVKPIIESKPHVVVVDLELPKVSGMELIRQLSPRLANTAFVVLTIHDDPEKVFAALRAGANGYLLKTAKPNEIAAGIRQASEGGSPLSPDIARLLIKSFQEPAAPQKKEIPGLTPRESQILERLAQGMVPKEVGYDLGISYETVRDYLKAVYSKLHVRSRTEAVIKYLEHQG; from the coding sequence ATGTCCGAGCCCGCCAGCGCCCCCCCCGCCCTCAAGACCCTACGAATTGCCGTCGTGGAAGACGACGCGACGCTTCGGCTCTTCATGAAAAAGCTCATCGAAAAGCCTGCGAATGGGTTTGAGTTCGTCGGAGCCTGGGAAACGGCCGAAGAAGCGGTAAAACCCATCATCGAAAGCAAGCCCCACGTCGTCGTCGTCGATCTCGAGCTCCCAAAGGTATCGGGAATGGAGCTCATTCGCCAGCTTTCGCCGCGCCTTGCAAACACCGCCTTTGTCGTCCTCACGATCCACGATGATCCCGAGAAGGTCTTTGCCGCCCTCCGAGCGGGTGCCAACGGCTACCTGCTCAAAACGGCTAAACCGAACGAAATCGCCGCAGGCATCCGCCAAGCCAGTGAAGGTGGCTCCCCCCTCAGTCCAGACATTGCACGACTACTCATCAAATCCTTCCAGGAGCCTGCTGCGCCCCAAAAGAAAGAGATTCCCGGTCTCACACCACGCGAAAGCCAGATCCTAGAGCGCCTGGCACAGGGCATGGTGCCAAAGGAGGTGGGCTATGATCTCGGTATCAGCTACGAGACTGTGCGTGACTACCTCAAGGCGGTCTATTCCAAGCTCCATGTGCGCTCCCGCACTGAAGCTGTGATCAAGTATCTCGAGCATCAAGGCTGA
- a CDS encoding SLBB domain-containing protein, producing MSDLVLPSSLPVAVPSRKLRSSEIVDFEAESKEHPSAFNLPFYPLRLIDVLVRRWWLMLLVGGFLGAALFMIGKARFETLHSAEAQIIKQESPSSFRQSDSGEIFKPRDFTIPTFVTLMHSNAIMEAASKRLEGLVPESAIRAGLVVTPMRNTDIVSISMTHDQSPGVALQMLQAYTSEVLSLSRELQRGSASEMREFLQQQIERTDRDLLKSNEELLEYGRREQLIDADKQLDAWLGELGNFTLKYETLKLDHETLDLRIQGVEKELAKVDTNAARLDAARREVAELAVRYTDEHPTMIEAREKLAIMEQQVATAGPRADAPPKPGESNVAESLYLDLVRLRSEKKVITEQLSKLNAVRDGLNERLAQLPRKAMEYARIKSKHQTLESSRALLASRQREAILFEENAQGFFKLFAMDRPQDIISVPPTKKLALVTLGGFAAGAGFVAFSLIVLNLLDGRIRSGGDLKRATGVPVIGLMPADQRQLHESEAAWAFRTWTRLQPMLVIPTRGEATVCGIIHDRDANTAAQMTLRLASAAVRRGLCSIAIVPSAESATISLNDALSDPELVTNVLREHRSEVFTISTGESWTCTPEQCRQLCAALSKWRCAPDIVILMTLPSIEQPDALLLAEKLPNLVWIGSSGSNRVQSVKDSLRMYRDTGCRLVAAVLDRAPVLKPMALARFAALLLLSASAVNAESLPLGPGDAVNINMPGMEGHQREAVTIGPDGRLTYLQARDIVAAGLSVDELRAKLTTELRRYYKSAKVVVTPFTFQSRKVYVLGKVVKKGAINLDRPMSLLEVVAEAGGLETGLFQQNTVELADLGRSFVMRGQQRLPLDMEALFLKGDMSQNAAIQPGDYVYFPSANSNEIYVLGDVRMQGTQGLLAHTSVHSAIAQAGGFTQKAYTQRVLVIRGSLEKPERFVVDMNDVLTARSTGFRLEPKDIVYVADRPWARAEELVNIAINAFLQGAVSSWTRANVGPFIKSPLLPQIN from the coding sequence ATGTCCGACCTCGTTCTTCCATCTTCCCTTCCTGTCGCCGTTCCGTCGCGCAAGCTGCGCAGCTCGGAAATCGTCGATTTCGAGGCAGAATCAAAAGAGCATCCTTCGGCCTTCAATTTGCCCTTTTATCCACTACGCCTCATTGACGTCCTAGTTCGTCGCTGGTGGCTGATGCTCCTCGTCGGTGGTTTTTTGGGCGCTGCGCTGTTCATGATTGGAAAGGCGCGTTTCGAGACACTGCACTCTGCCGAGGCACAAATCATCAAGCAGGAGTCTCCCTCCTCTTTCCGCCAATCTGATTCCGGTGAAATCTTCAAACCGCGGGACTTCACCATCCCCACTTTCGTGACCCTCATGCACTCCAATGCCATCATGGAAGCCGCTAGTAAGCGTCTCGAAGGCCTGGTGCCAGAAAGTGCCATCCGCGCAGGCCTCGTCGTCACACCGATGCGTAACACCGACATTGTTTCCATCAGCATGACCCATGATCAAAGCCCAGGCGTCGCTCTGCAAATGCTTCAGGCCTATACCTCAGAGGTTTTGTCGCTTTCCCGCGAACTCCAGCGCGGTTCAGCGTCAGAAATGCGTGAGTTTTTGCAGCAGCAGATCGAGCGCACGGATCGCGACCTCTTGAAGTCCAACGAAGAACTTCTCGAATACGGTCGCCGTGAACAGCTCATCGACGCTGACAAGCAACTCGACGCCTGGCTCGGCGAGCTCGGCAATTTTACCCTCAAGTATGAAACGCTGAAGCTAGACCACGAGACGCTCGACCTACGCATCCAAGGCGTGGAGAAAGAGCTCGCCAAAGTGGACACCAATGCCGCCCGACTCGATGCTGCACGCCGAGAAGTAGCCGAACTCGCCGTACGCTACACCGATGAGCATCCCACGATGATCGAAGCCCGTGAAAAACTCGCGATCATGGAGCAGCAAGTCGCCACCGCTGGCCCACGAGCCGATGCTCCACCAAAGCCAGGTGAGAGCAATGTTGCAGAGAGCCTCTATCTCGACCTGGTACGACTGCGCTCAGAGAAGAAAGTGATCACGGAACAACTCTCCAAGCTCAATGCGGTGCGCGATGGCTTGAATGAGCGACTCGCACAGCTTCCACGGAAAGCCATGGAATACGCCCGCATCAAATCCAAACACCAAACGCTGGAGTCTTCACGTGCCTTACTCGCCAGTCGTCAGCGCGAGGCCATTCTTTTTGAAGAGAATGCACAGGGCTTTTTCAAGCTCTTTGCCATGGATCGTCCACAGGACATTATCAGTGTGCCCCCGACCAAAAAACTCGCCCTGGTGACTCTCGGAGGGTTTGCCGCAGGAGCGGGCTTTGTAGCCTTCTCCTTGATCGTGCTCAACCTGCTCGATGGCCGCATCCGCAGTGGCGGTGATCTAAAGCGTGCCACGGGTGTACCAGTTATCGGCCTTATGCCAGCGGATCAGCGCCAGTTGCACGAGAGCGAGGCTGCGTGGGCTTTTCGCACCTGGACGCGCCTCCAGCCGATGCTCGTCATTCCCACACGCGGCGAGGCCACTGTATGCGGCATCATTCATGATCGTGACGCAAACACTGCCGCCCAGATGACACTGCGCCTAGCCTCAGCCGCAGTGCGTCGTGGCCTGTGCAGCATCGCCATCGTGCCTTCTGCTGAAAGTGCCACAATCAGTCTAAATGATGCATTAAGTGATCCAGAACTCGTCACCAACGTTCTGCGCGAGCATCGTAGTGAAGTGTTTACGATCAGCACTGGTGAGTCCTGGACATGCACACCTGAGCAATGCCGGCAGCTATGTGCAGCGCTCTCCAAATGGCGCTGCGCTCCTGATATTGTCATTCTCATGACCTTGCCTTCTATCGAGCAGCCCGATGCACTGCTACTGGCTGAAAAGCTGCCCAACCTCGTCTGGATCGGCTCCAGCGGCAGCAATCGCGTACAAAGCGTGAAAGACAGCCTGCGCATGTATCGAGACACGGGTTGCCGCCTCGTCGCCGCCGTTCTTGACCGCGCCCCGGTGCTCAAACCCATGGCCTTGGCCAGATTCGCCGCTCTGCTGTTGCTCTCTGCCAGCGCCGTGAACGCGGAATCACTCCCCCTCGGCCCCGGTGATGCCGTGAACATCAACATGCCCGGAATGGAAGGACACCAACGCGAAGCTGTGACCATCGGGCCAGACGGCCGGCTCACTTATCTGCAAGCCCGTGACATCGTGGCTGCTGGACTCAGTGTGGACGAGCTCCGTGCTAAACTGACCACCGAGCTCCGCCGCTACTACAAGAGTGCAAAGGTCGTCGTCACGCCTTTCACCTTTCAAAGCCGCAAAGTATATGTGCTCGGCAAAGTCGTGAAAAAAGGTGCGATCAATCTGGACCGTCCCATGTCGCTGCTCGAAGTCGTAGCGGAGGCGGGCGGACTCGAAACGGGCCTTTTCCAGCAAAACACCGTTGAGTTGGCCGATCTCGGCCGCAGCTTTGTCATGCGTGGGCAACAGCGACTCCCCTTGGACATGGAGGCCCTCTTCCTCAAAGGCGACATGTCCCAAAATGCCGCCATTCAGCCGGGCGACTACGTTTATTTCCCCTCTGCCAATTCCAACGAAATCTACGTCCTCGGTGATGTGAGAATGCAGGGCACACAGGGCTTGCTGGCGCATACCAGCGTCCACAGCGCCATCGCCCAAGCGGGCGGCTTCACACAAAAAGCCTACACGCAGCGCGTTCTCGTCATTCGCGGCTCTTTGGAGAAACCGGAGCGCTTTGTCGTCGATATGAACGATGTTTTGACCGCTCGAAGCACAGGCTTCCGACTGGAGCCGAAAGACATCGTCTATGTGGCAGACCGCCCCTGGGCACGTGCAGAGGAGTTGGTAAACATCGCCATCAACGCCTTTCTCCAAGGTGCCGTCTCCAGTTGGACCCGTGCCAATGTCGGCCCCTTCATCAAAAGTCCGCTACTGCCGCAAATCAACTGA